The following coding sequences lie in one Listeria ivanovii subsp. londoniensis genomic window:
- a CDS encoding zinc-binding alcohol dehydrogenase family protein, which translates to MKAVGLTKMSNSFVDVEVARPVPATHDLLVKINAISINPVDTKMRTANSIEEVRILGWDAVGEVVDSGSEVTLFEKGQEVYFAGDVTKPGSYAEFTLIDERLVGLKPSKLSVEEAAAMPLTTITAWEALFDRLGIIPEDKGKSILIINGAGGVGSIATQLAAYAGLEVISTASRTETIDWTQQFGAKHVINHRENLTKQLKKLGFTDGVDFILCLHNTNAHWNDMQEAIYPQGKICSIVELAEPVKMSLLKDKSATFSYEFMFTRSKYDTADKIKQHEILTKAAAMLDEGLLLTTLNQTLSPINATTIEKAHEIISSGKMIGKLVVKGFE; encoded by the coding sequence ATGAAAGCAGTTGGATTAACAAAGATGTCAAATAGTTTTGTAGATGTTGAAGTAGCTAGACCGGTTCCGGCAACTCATGATTTATTAGTAAAAATCAACGCAATTTCCATAAATCCCGTGGATACAAAAATGCGCACAGCCAATTCTATAGAAGAAGTTAGAATTCTAGGCTGGGATGCAGTAGGAGAAGTAGTGGATTCTGGTTCAGAGGTAACCTTATTTGAAAAAGGACAAGAGGTTTACTTTGCAGGAGATGTTACAAAACCTGGATCATATGCTGAATTCACTTTGATTGATGAAAGACTTGTTGGTTTAAAACCAAGTAAATTAAGCGTAGAAGAGGCTGCTGCTATGCCTCTTACAACCATTACCGCATGGGAAGCATTGTTTGATCGGTTAGGGATTATACCTGAAGATAAAGGGAAGTCGATTTTAATTATCAATGGTGCGGGTGGCGTAGGGTCTATTGCGACTCAACTAGCAGCATATGCAGGGTTAGAAGTTATATCAACAGCATCACGAACAGAAACTATCGATTGGACACAACAATTCGGCGCTAAACATGTCATTAACCATCGAGAAAATTTAACTAAGCAATTAAAAAAACTTGGCTTCACAGATGGAGTCGACTTTATTTTATGTTTACACAACACCAATGCACATTGGAACGACATGCAGGAAGCCATATATCCGCAAGGGAAAATTTGCTCGATTGTAGAACTAGCGGAACCAGTAAAAATGTCGCTTTTAAAAGATAAGAGCGCCACCTTTAGTTATGAATTTATGTTTACTCGTTCTAAGTATGATACAGCAGACAAAATTAAACAACATGAAATCTTAACGAAAGCCGCCGCCATGCTTGATGAAGGATTACTTTTAACGACCTTAAACCAAACGCTATCACCTATAAATGCTACAACGATTGAAAAAGCACACGAAATTATCTCTTCTGGCAAAATGATTGGAAAATTAGTTGTGAAAGGATTTGAGTAG
- a CDS encoding HD domain-containing protein, whose product MSYLTEKLLEEKVFKDPVHGYVHVSDRVIWDLIATKEFQRLRRIHQLGTTSLTFHGAEHSRFNHSLGVYEIVRQIIDATFAKEPQLDTEERMVALCAALLHDLGHGPFSHAFEKVFGTDHEEFTQEIIIGDTEVSGVLARVGEDFPLKVAAIIKKNYPNQTLVKLISSQIDADRMDYLLRDAYYTGVSYGKFDLERILRVLRPSPDGNGVIVKYSGMHAVEDYIMSRYQMYQQVYFHPVSRSGEVLLWKILERAKKLYCADYEFQVSPIQVLPFFEEDVDLKDYLVLDDIVLMFYFSIWQEESDPILSDLCQRFLNRRLLRYLNYDPKEDAALYAELKGLLEKADIDPSYYLVIDSSSDLPYDYYRPGVGSGKDPIKLLMGNGELHELSTESPVVEAIGRERRTDIKLYYPLDFIENGQVEPEVAERMISLIHAHSLKEK is encoded by the coding sequence ATGAGCTATTTAACAGAAAAATTACTTGAGGAAAAAGTATTTAAAGATCCAGTCCATGGGTACGTCCATGTATCTGATAGAGTGATTTGGGATTTAATAGCAACAAAAGAATTTCAGCGTTTGCGACGAATTCATCAGTTAGGGACGACTTCGCTCACCTTTCATGGCGCTGAGCATAGCCGTTTCAACCATTCTTTAGGGGTTTACGAGATTGTTCGACAAATCATTGATGCGACATTTGCTAAGGAGCCACAACTAGATACAGAAGAACGTATGGTTGCTCTATGCGCAGCACTTTTACATGATTTAGGTCACGGACCATTTTCTCATGCATTTGAAAAAGTATTTGGGACAGATCATGAAGAATTCACACAGGAGATTATTATTGGAGATACCGAGGTTAGTGGGGTACTTGCACGAGTGGGTGAGGATTTCCCACTTAAGGTAGCTGCTATTATTAAGAAAAACTATCCTAACCAAACTTTAGTTAAGCTGATTTCCAGCCAAATTGATGCGGACCGAATGGATTATTTACTTCGAGACGCGTATTATACAGGGGTCAGTTACGGGAAATTTGATTTAGAACGAATTTTGCGAGTGCTTCGTCCGAGTCCTGATGGGAATGGCGTAATTGTTAAATACTCTGGGATGCATGCAGTAGAGGATTATATTATGAGCCGCTATCAAATGTATCAACAAGTATATTTTCATCCAGTGAGCCGTAGTGGAGAAGTGTTGTTGTGGAAAATTTTAGAACGTGCTAAGAAACTTTATTGTGCTGACTATGAATTCCAAGTTTCTCCAATTCAAGTATTGCCATTTTTTGAAGAGGATGTCGATTTGAAAGATTACCTTGTACTAGATGACATTGTTTTAATGTTCTACTTCTCGATTTGGCAGGAAGAAAGTGATCCGATTTTAAGCGACTTATGCCAACGATTTTTAAATAGAAGGTTACTTAGATATCTTAATTATGATCCGAAAGAAGATGCAGCGCTATATGCTGAATTAAAAGGATTACTTGAGAAAGCGGATATTGATCCATCTTATTACTTGGTTATTGATTCTTCTAGTGACTTACCATATGACTATTATCGTCCAGGTGTGGGTAGCGGAAAAGACCCAATTAAGCTATTGATGGGCAATGGAGAATTACATGAGTTATCAACTGAATCTCCTGTTGTAGAAGCGATTGGGAGAGAACGTCGGACTGATATTAAGCTATACTATCCACTTGATTTCATTGAAAATGGGCAAGTAGAGCCGGAAGTTGCCGAAAGAATGATTTCTTTAATCCATGCACACTCTTTAAAAGAAAAATAA
- a CDS encoding nicotinamidase, with the protein MKIAAFDIDAQKGFSPLCPDELPVPGGDKIVPELNFMASLASLRIGSKDAHPQNAVWVVDSKDEMLATLEYPNADLTWVRHCEPGTKGFELLDGLPQVTDYNYFIWKGLERDIHPYGACYHDILEQLSTGVLEYLREEKVDLVLVGGLAFDFCVKTTVIQLSRAGFSVVVYLPATRALSEQGFDETRTQLANTDKVQLIETREELVAYCG; encoded by the coding sequence ATGAAAATTGCTGCTTTTGATATTGATGCACAGAAAGGTTTCTCGCCGCTTTGCCCAGATGAGTTACCTGTGCCGGGCGGGGATAAAATTGTTCCAGAACTGAACTTTATGGCGAGTCTTGCGTCGCTTCGTATAGGTAGTAAAGATGCGCATCCACAAAATGCAGTATGGGTAGTTGACTCAAAAGATGAAATGCTAGCGACACTAGAATACCCAAATGCAGATCTCACTTGGGTAAGGCACTGTGAACCTGGAACAAAAGGTTTTGAACTATTAGACGGGTTACCGCAAGTGACAGATTATAATTATTTCATTTGGAAAGGGTTGGAACGAGATATTCATCCATACGGGGCGTGTTACCACGATATTCTTGAACAGCTTTCAACAGGTGTTTTAGAGTATTTACGAGAAGAAAAAGTCGATTTAGTTCTAGTTGGAGGTTTAGCATTTGATTTTTGCGTGAAAACTACGGTTATACAGTTAAGTAGGGCAGGCTTTTCTGTAGTAGTGTATTTACCCGCGACACGTGCGTTATCTGAACAAGGTTTTGATGAAACGAGAACACAACTAGCAAACACCGATAAAGTTCAACTTATCGAAACAAGGGAGGAACTTGTCGCCTACTGCGGGTAA
- a CDS encoding dihydrofolate reductase family protein, with the protein MSGKQVALYIAVSLDGYIADENGSVEWLESIDSEDDAGYEAFFDNVDTVVMGRTTYQQIFSLTDTFPYSKKDVYVFSNTKAGTKDEYADFVAGTVDTWLNNIEGEKIWLVGGAKLVKQFLKEKAIDRFVITVAPIILGKGIPLFEEDKEHALELEKVSQFGQFAQLTYKNLEEN; encoded by the coding sequence ATGAGTGGAAAACAAGTAGCACTTTATATCGCAGTTAGCTTAGACGGCTATATTGCAGATGAAAACGGAAGCGTAGAATGGTTAGAGTCGATTGATAGTGAAGACGATGCTGGATATGAAGCCTTCTTTGATAATGTTGACACGGTTGTCATGGGACGAACGACTTACCAACAAATTTTTTCGCTTACTGATACGTTTCCTTATAGTAAAAAAGATGTCTACGTTTTTTCTAATACAAAAGCAGGGACAAAAGATGAGTATGCTGATTTTGTAGCTGGAACAGTAGATACGTGGTTAAACAATATCGAAGGTGAAAAAATTTGGCTCGTTGGTGGCGCAAAATTAGTTAAACAATTTTTAAAAGAAAAGGCGATTGACCGTTTTGTGATTACTGTTGCTCCGATTATTTTAGGAAAAGGAATTCCGTTATTTGAAGAAGATAAGGAGCACGCGTTAGAACTCGAAAAAGTTAGCCAATTTGGGCAATTTGCGCAATTGACTTATAAAAATCTGGAGGAAAATTAA
- a CDS encoding peptide ABC transporter substrate-binding protein — MHKTARKMLAALSLLCLLVLTACQSGDNGESENVKSEQKAKVVNIMETSGIPNASPTLADNSVSFRVINQIFEGLYRLDKDGKPTLALAASEPEEKNGGKTLIFKIREDANWSNGDPVTAADFEYAWKKVVDPKTAAAYGPQMEEIVKNATQILKGEMSPDELGIKALDKKTLQIELENPVPIFKELLTTGTFFPQNQAFVEKQGERYGTNSDTLISNGPYKLENWNGTNLTWDYMKNPTYWDEKSVVTEKIHVNVVKDTNAALNLYNTGKLDRVELDGEFVKQYKNDKNFHKEATGRSVYMKMNQGKDSEKTDLANLNIRRGLAMAIDKAGMVDTLLANGSKVLNGNVPGGIMFDPETKEDFRKQNGDLLKFDQREAESAWSQGLKEIGKTELTLTLTSGDTSLQRKQTEFIQNQLEENLPGLTIKLKNVTNQASFQADVTQDFELLLGGWGGDYQDPLTYLNLFVTNSPGNHTGFSNAKYDELVLGAKGKLSADPEKRWQALLEAERILLKDNAVLIPLYQGGRAYLQKNNLKNYTTYPIGSDNYKWIVKQ, encoded by the coding sequence TTGCACAAAACAGCCAGAAAAATGTTAGCGGCACTTAGTTTGCTATGTTTACTTGTACTTACAGCTTGTCAGTCTGGCGATAATGGGGAAAGTGAAAACGTAAAATCAGAACAGAAAGCAAAAGTAGTTAACATTATGGAAACGAGTGGGATTCCAAATGCGAGTCCAACACTTGCGGATAATAGTGTGAGTTTCCGAGTAATCAATCAAATATTTGAAGGGTTATATCGATTAGATAAAGATGGTAAACCGACGCTTGCTCTTGCAGCTAGTGAACCAGAGGAAAAGAATGGCGGAAAAACGCTTATTTTTAAAATTCGTGAAGACGCCAATTGGTCAAACGGGGACCCTGTAACGGCTGCTGATTTTGAATATGCTTGGAAAAAAGTAGTGGATCCAAAAACAGCTGCAGCATATGGACCGCAAATGGAAGAAATCGTGAAAAATGCGACACAAATTTTAAAAGGCGAAATGTCTCCGGATGAGCTTGGTATTAAGGCGCTAGACAAAAAGACACTGCAAATCGAATTAGAAAATCCAGTGCCGATTTTCAAAGAGTTACTAACAACAGGGACGTTCTTTCCGCAAAATCAAGCATTTGTTGAAAAACAAGGCGAGCGCTACGGAACAAACAGCGATACGCTTATTTCAAATGGTCCATACAAACTTGAAAACTGGAATGGAACTAATTTAACATGGGATTATATGAAAAACCCAACTTATTGGGACGAAAAAAGTGTTGTAACCGAGAAAATCCATGTAAATGTTGTAAAAGATACAAATGCGGCACTAAATTTATATAATACTGGGAAATTAGACCGAGTGGAGCTTGATGGAGAATTTGTTAAACAATATAAAAACGATAAAAATTTCCATAAAGAAGCAACGGGGCGCTCTGTCTATATGAAGATGAATCAAGGCAAAGATTCGGAAAAAACCGATTTAGCTAATTTGAATATACGCCGTGGTCTAGCAATGGCCATTGATAAAGCGGGAATGGTAGATACGCTTTTAGCAAATGGTTCTAAAGTTTTAAATGGTAACGTACCGGGCGGAATCATGTTCGATCCAGAAACAAAAGAAGATTTTCGTAAGCAAAATGGGGACTTGCTAAAATTTGATCAACGAGAAGCGGAGAGCGCATGGAGCCAGGGTCTAAAAGAAATCGGCAAAACAGAATTAACACTTACCTTAACTAGTGGAGATACTTCTTTACAACGCAAACAAACGGAATTTATTCAAAATCAATTAGAAGAAAATTTACCTGGTTTAACTATTAAACTGAAAAATGTTACCAATCAAGCCAGTTTTCAAGCGGATGTCACACAAGATTTTGAGCTTTTACTTGGTGGGTGGGGCGGCGATTATCAAGACCCACTAACCTACCTAAACCTTTTCGTAACAAACAGCCCAGGCAACCATACTGGCTTTTCTAATGCTAAATACGACGAACTAGTCCTAGGCGCAAAAGGAAAACTTTCAGCAGACCCAGAAAAAAGATGGCAAGCGTTACTTGAAGCAGAACGAATTTTATTAAAAGATAATGCCGTGCTGATACCACTTTACCAAGGTGGTCGTGCTTATTTGCAAAAAAACAATTTGAAAAACTACACAACGTATCCAATTGGATCAGATAACTATAAGTGGATTGTAAAACAATAA
- a CDS encoding YxeA family protein: MKKGIFGLLAALFVITMVVIEFSSPIGSAATTYYVTIKSDGKEVTKSKFKGYSFNESCLDNNGTSQKVSFMSTTQLKKNKQYKIVVQDNALLVQAKEINNVPLASSK; the protein is encoded by the coding sequence ATGAAAAAGGGGATTTTTGGTTTACTGGCTGCACTTTTTGTCATAACGATGGTTGTAATTGAGTTTTCATCACCAATTGGTTCAGCAGCAACTACATATTACGTTACAATCAAAAGTGATGGAAAAGAAGTAACTAAGTCTAAGTTTAAAGGCTACTCATTTAACGAATCGTGCTTAGATAATAATGGAACCAGTCAAAAAGTGAGCTTCATGTCCACTACACAATTAAAAAAGAATAAGCAGTATAAAATTGTCGTTCAAGACAATGCGTTACTTGTTCAAGCTAAGGAAATTAACAATGTTCCACTAGCAAGTAGTAAATAA
- the lipL gene encoding lipoyl-[GcvH]:protein N-lipoyltransferase: MNIEQTLLKQETWRFIDNTTINPAFDAIQSFATDDTLCRSVGSRIAPSTIRGWVHEKTVSLGIQDSKLPDIDKGIAFLQAQGYRVVVRNSGGLAVVLDSGVLNLSMVLPDAERGIAIERGYETMFTLIKDMFVDCKEVIEAKEIVQSYCPGSYDLSIQGQKFAGISQRRMAKGVAVQIYLAVDGNQAGRSELIRDFYTISGKDKQTKYTFPDVDPNVMGTLSDLMKENIDVNTCLVRLFNSLRHYAGELVSGTLTAEELDLFPAYYDRLLARNDKVLA; this comes from the coding sequence ATGAATATCGAGCAAACATTACTAAAACAAGAAACATGGCGTTTTATTGATAACACAACTATTAACCCTGCATTTGATGCGATTCAATCATTTGCAACGGATGATACATTATGTCGTTCAGTTGGTTCTAGAATAGCGCCTTCTACTATCCGTGGCTGGGTACATGAAAAAACGGTTTCGCTTGGGATACAAGATTCTAAGTTGCCAGATATAGATAAAGGGATTGCTTTTTTACAAGCTCAAGGTTACCGAGTAGTTGTTCGGAATTCAGGTGGACTCGCTGTAGTACTAGATTCAGGAGTCTTAAATCTATCCATGGTACTTCCAGATGCTGAACGAGGAATCGCAATAGAGCGTGGCTATGAAACTATGTTCACGCTAATAAAAGACATGTTTGTTGATTGCAAAGAAGTGATTGAGGCAAAGGAAATTGTCCAGTCATACTGTCCCGGCAGTTATGATTTAAGTATTCAAGGCCAAAAGTTTGCTGGCATTTCGCAGCGAAGAATGGCTAAAGGAGTAGCTGTTCAAATTTATTTAGCGGTAGATGGTAATCAAGCGGGGCGCTCCGAACTAATTCGAGATTTTTATACAATTAGCGGCAAAGACAAGCAAACAAAGTACACATTTCCCGATGTTGATCCAAACGTAATGGGAACATTATCGGACTTAATGAAAGAAAATATTGATGTAAATACTTGTTTAGTAAGATTATTTAATAGTTTGCGACACTATGCAGGCGAACTCGTATCAGGGACGCTTACGGCAGAAGAACTAGACTTGTTTCCAGCATATTACGACCGTTTGCTTGCAAGGAATGATAAGGTGCTTGCTTAG
- a CDS encoding SdpI family protein, protein MRKIGLFPSMIIFFTVGISAALYPLLPSEVAMHFGTDFSPDMFVQKWLGLIMIPFLMIMFTGTEYYGKEKVNQESLLEFEYCFRLLLVLLMIIQMSIILYALGYDIPTGRFSLITAGAFMIMLAAYIQYSKKLFKFLTMLGFKKIDAWSRNLLRKITTVTLNVAGTICFALALFMRNDPSSIMLAMLMGMCIIVIGSGVYLNKK, encoded by the coding sequence ATGAGGAAAATTGGATTATTTCCAAGTATGATAATTTTTTTCACAGTAGGAATTTCTGCTGCGTTATATCCGCTACTACCTTCTGAAGTGGCGATGCATTTCGGTACGGATTTCTCCCCAGATATGTTTGTGCAAAAATGGTTAGGATTGATTATGATTCCTTTTTTGATGATTATGTTTACTGGAACAGAATATTACGGTAAAGAAAAGGTGAATCAAGAGAGTTTATTAGAATTTGAGTATTGTTTTAGATTGTTACTTGTTTTACTTATGATTATTCAAATGAGTATTATTCTTTACGCTTTAGGATATGATATTCCAACAGGACGCTTTTCATTAATTACAGCAGGAGCATTTATGATAATGCTTGCTGCTTATATTCAATACTCCAAAAAACTATTTAAATTTTTAACAATGCTCGGTTTTAAAAAAATAGATGCATGGTCAAGAAACTTACTTAGAAAAATCACAACTGTTACACTAAATGTCGCTGGTACAATTTGTTTTGCACTTGCTTTATTTATGAGAAATGACCCTAGTTCCATAATGCTAGCTATGCTAATGGGAATGTGTATTATTGTGATTGGATCGGGCGTTTACTTGAACAAGAAATGA